A part of Oncorhynchus clarkii lewisi isolate Uvic-CL-2024 chromosome 17, UVic_Ocla_1.0, whole genome shotgun sequence genomic DNA contains:
- the LOC139369723 gene encoding E3 ubiquitin-protein ligase TRIM39-like: MSLCETEGPLLLDLSCPICLQLLSDPKSLPCGHVYCLACLGKYMDTDMASHFCPECQVEFQVSQALGNNFKMCSIIKSYEATTARKVSSVTDGDGGDCHQGVVSPDQSNDETSECLLDIEQQEPRHTGKEASETGLGDTSAVSPTPQKEELLVDVRTETETAMMDKSKILLASQVTELTLRLQLAEDRLREEEARQAEVRTTNALLRKRVAKLLEQMTELTLNYVSGMTELIEMELRPSEESMGGRVCQASELREKLKEAQLRAKSLLTEQDSGVFSDGLQAEQPHIMRLMVQKPLEELDNKSKVNPGRACAELERRSAELRAGVGAAQRSLRCVLNPSEVTFDLDTAHPSLVLSEDLKTVTFSTKKQPYPALPTRFSSFLQVLSTQSFWGGEHRWEVELDGYSPWIIGVCYSEAVARSGLTSALESSQGSWCLMWFNNLLRAFEQSHDIPLKRTLAVHRLEITLSFKTQRLSFYNISQCSGKTHVYTFKANLTEPVHLAYRMMSGQPKAHITVCS; this comes from the coding sequence ATGTCACTGTGTGAGACTGAAGGACCCTTGCTGCTGGACCTGAGCTGCCCTATCTGTCTGCAACTCCTCTCTGACCCCAAGTCCCTGCCCTGCGGCCACGTCTACTGCTTGGCCTGCCTTGGGAAGTACATGGACACTGACATGGCCAGCCACTTCTGCCCTGAGTGCCAGGTTGAGTTCCAGGTCTCCCAGGCCCTTGGGAATAACTTCAAGATGTGCAGCATCATCAAGAGCTACGAAGCCACCACTGCAAGAAAGGTCAGCTCCGTCACAGATGGAGATGGTGGTGATTGCCACCAAGGGGTAGTGTCACCTGACCAGAGCAACGATGAGACGTCTGAGTGTCTATTAGACATAGAGCAACAGGAGCCACGTCATACAGGGAAGGAGGCCTCTGAGACAGGCTTGGGAGATACGTCTGCAGTGTCCCCTACTCCTCAGAAGGAAGAACTGCTGGTGGATGTAAGGACCGAGACGGAGACGGCGATGATGGACAAGTCTAAAATACTATTAGCCTCTCAGGTAACGGAGCTGACGCTGAGGCTTCAGTTGGCTGAGGACcgactgagggaggaggaggcgaGGCAGGCCGAGGTCAGGACCACCAACGCCCTGTTGAGAAAAAGGGTGGCCAAGCTGCTAGAGCAGATGACGGAGCTGACTCTCAACTATGTTAGTGGGATGACGGAGTTGATCGAGATGGAACTGCGTCCCAGTGAGGAGAGCATGGGCGGACGTGTGTGCCAAGCCTCTGAGCTCAGGGAGAAGTTGAAGGAGGCCCAGCTCCGAGCCAAATCACTCCTGACCGAGCAAGACAGTGGGGTGTTCAGTGACGGGCTTCAGGCGGAACAACCGCACATCATGAGGCTGATGGTCCAGAAACCTCTAGAGGAGTTGGACAACAAGTCAAAAGTGAACCCGGGCCGTGCTTGCGCTGAGCTGGAACGGAGGAGTGCGGAGTTAAGGGCAGGAGTCGGGGCGGCCCAGCGCTCTCTGCGCTGCGTCCTCAACCCCTCAGAGGTGACCTTTGATCTAGACACGGCCCACCCCAGCCTGGTCCTGTCAGAGGACCTGAAGACGGTGACCTTCAGCACCAAAAAGCAGCCCTACCCGGCCCTGCCAACAAGGTTCAGTAGCTTCCTCCAGGTTCTGAGCACTCAGAGCTTTTGGGGAGGCGAGCATCGCTGGGAGGTGGAGCTGGACGGATATTCTCCGTGGATAATTGGAGTGTGCTACAGCGAGGCGGTAGCACGCAGCGGGCTAACAAGCGCCCTGGAGAGCAGCCAGGGCTCCTGGTGCCTGATGTGGTTCAACAACCTGCTGAGGGCCTTCGAGCAGAGCCATGACATCCCCCTGAAGAGAACCCTGGCAGTGCACAGACTGGAGATCACGTTGAGCTTTAAGACTCAGAGGCTGAGCTTCTATAACATCAGCCAATGCAGTGGGAAGACTCACGTGTACACCTTTAAGGCGAACCTCACGGAGCCGGTGCATCTGGCCTATAGGATGATGTCAGGCCAACCGAAGGCACACATAACAGTATGCTCCTGA